The DNA region CAGGAGGGTGTGCGTATGGAGGAAATAGTGGAAGGCTGCACAGGAGCTCTGCACATCCTGGCCCGGGACGTCCACAACAGAATTGTGATCAGAGGGCTCAACACCATTCCACTCTTTGTCCAGGTAAATCTCCCAGTCTTATTACAGACAAACACTGACTGTCTGTTAGTTTCTTAGTTTAAAACTTTTAGCAATCAAATGAATAGTTCACCTAAAAGTAGAAGTAATTGTATACAGAACTCACTTTCAAAGACTTTTTATGTtcccagaaatgttttaattaattaatgttaagAAGAGTGGGACagccaaaaaatgaaagacattcattttaagactttttatagcattttagggtgaacttttctttcaaattgaaatgaaattgtTGAAAATACTAAATCTGTAAGTTACCAACTTCAGTTCTCCCATATCTCCCTCGGTCTTATGCTTTCACCACATACATGTCACCAactcatgtttgtgtttatcaaACATCTTACCTTCCTCTCAACTGTCTCCAGTTGCTGTATTCTCCAGTGGAGAACATCCAGCGTGTGGCAGCAGGTGTGCTGTGTGAACTGGCTCAGGACAAAGAAGCTGCCGAGGCAATCGAAGCTGAAGGAGCCACCGCGCCCCTCACCGAGCTGCTGCACTCCCGCAACGAGGGCGTCGGTGAGTACACATGCACAAACGCAGACTGTGCACACAAGTCCGATTGTCGGTGGTCCCGCTGACACTGAGCGTACTTGACTTGTGTTGCTGTGCATTGTCTGTTGTAGCAACCTATGCTGCAGCTGTCCTTTTCCGCATGTCTGAGGACAAGCCCCAGGACTACAAGAAACGTCTGTCAGTGGAGCTGACCAGCTCCTTGTTCAGAACTGAGCCCATGGCCTGGAACGaggtacacacatgcacgcacaagTTGATAATCAGATAAATGTATATTCTGTGTACTGTGCCACTGTACATACGGTAGTATATTGTGGTTTTTATTCTGTCTAAATGATTGTATtagttatttattcagtttttttaggAACAAATGCAGTATGTTTATTGTCGgagtttgttttgcagtgtatgTTGAGCCATGTCTAAGATGGTTTTCTGTCACAACAGGCAATAAAGTGTTCTGAATATCAATTAGCTGTGGTCACAAACATACAGACTTCTTAGCAGATTCTTGAGTCCAATATCTTCATACATTAgccaaatgtaaaatgtgtacTTAATGTTGGCTAAGGATACAACTGGTTACAATTAGTAATGTCCTGTAGAATTGAGACAAAGACATCTACTGCTCTGCGTCGGCTGGCTTATGTCGGGCTTTACTCAtcacttttttgccttttacagACTGGAGACCTGGGACTGGATATGGGAGCTCAGGGAGACCCTCTGGCATACAGGCAGGATGGTGAGTGCCTGCTTCATCTCTAATGAAATGAAATCCCTACGCTTTTTCTCGCCTAATGTTTCATCATCTTTTGGTTTATGCTATTTCTTTATGGGtttatttaaacttatttttatggCATCCTGTCTCTATCTTGCAATATCCaaagttttgaatatacattgttttatttagtgtttagAATATAAAAATGCCATTGTGTGACAGTTAACTAGATCGTTATCGGTCCTGCAAGAAGAGGGATGAccttaatgttttaaaagcacCCATTTTGCTGGTCTGCTCTTTAAGCATAACCAGCTGGTTGATGGCAGGATTGTCTTCTTCCCGAGTAAAGATGGCAAGCATTGGCCGTTTGCTTATTCACAAAGGCCTCGGAAGTGTGACTTTCTAGGTCTACAtcttttaaaatactaaaattaaGTTGTTAATTGGGTAAAATAAATtggaattttttgtttttaaatcattggaaaaatctgtgggaaccctgaatttTTCAATTTGTGCCACCCAGCAATGACTGTGATaactctgcatttttttaagaataaaacaaaatctattCGAGTGTTGATGTGTTATTGAAACCGCTTTCACCAATTTAataagttgtttgtttttttcatttgccttttttcagatGGAGCTTACCGGGCCTACCCAGCAGCTTACGGCCAGGACTCCCTTTTGGACCCCATGATGGAAGGTGCTGACTACCATGCTGACACTCTGCCCGACCTGGGTCACCACACTGATCCATTGCCAGACCTTGGCCACACCCAAGACCTGATGGACAGCAACCAGCTGGCCTGGTTTGACACCGACCTGTAGGATTGGTAAGAAAGACTCCCACAGAAGATGCAATTTTCAAGTTCACAGTAAATTAATTATTGCTGTAAATAGCAACGTTCTGAACATTTTGTCCTGTGCTCTTTTGCAGTTGTATTCTGATAGAACCTGCATTGTGATTGGCCTGTATTGTCTGAAGCAGCATTATGATTGGCCTGTAGAGTTGTTGAAggtaaagagagaaataagagGTCTTGGAAAGTGCCtgacacaagaaaacaaagaagatgGTTGCCATGGGAATGTTAAAGCAggttgaggggggggggggggggataagAAGGGGTTAAAGTATCAGAGAGATGTGGAATCACACAATGGAGGTCTTGGAGCAGGTTACCTATATGGATGAGTGCACATGAGGTGGATCTTAAAAGTTTGAAACACATATGTTTTAGCCTTGCCTGTATTCTtatcagttttttgtttctatttttcttattctatttttttatttctttttgtattaCTCATTCTCTGTTATGGTACTGACCCAGCTTGCCTTCGCACTAGCCATCTTCATATTCTCTTCAATGCTaatcatttgtaatttttttttttaaacgtataTTACATGTAGTGTTAAGTTATAGTGATATTATACAATGTTCCTTTGGTTTATGGCCGAATGTGTAGAACACTAATAATCAGTTGAATTGTACTCTGACTTAAAGTGTAAcattgtgtagttttttttataatctcaAAAATGGAGAATTATGCATTCTTAATATGTGCTTGTTTAAGCATAAAGTATGTCAGTGTCACAAATGTTCTAAAGAGGGAGAGGGGTGAAATTGAGGGTGGGTTGGGGATAAATCTAGAGACAAgtgttttatatacagtatcACTGGTAGGTTAACAACTATTTTGTATGCTATCATTGGATGTCTGATAGAAAAGTCTTTAATGCTATCATTGGTGGTCTAATAAAACCCAGTTTTATGTGCTATCAAGGGTAGCTAGGTTGATGAACCAGTTGTAGTCCTGCTGTGCTTATTTTGGAGACGAGGTTGTGACACGGCTGAacaataaaatggcattttatttgatttagtCTCTGTCCTGTGTCTTCTGTCCTTCCGTGTGACGTAGTGCTTGTTTACCTCTTTGATATGGTGAGATACAGCAGCGTGCACAGATGCAAAGCTTGAGGTGCACAGTTGTGTCAGAGATCAAAACAAACGGTCAGCACTCAGAAAAACTCACAGTGGCTTCTAGCTGAAacaaatttgggtttttttggccacaGGAACTAAAAAGAGAGTATATCTGTGAGTGCCCATGTTCTGTTTTACAGaagtgcatgtgcatgtgttttacAAAGTGATGGGGCATTAATGAAATTATAATGTGAAAGTGCTACTTTAGTTACTATTTTGAAATCAATCTAACTAAATTCTAGCAGTAATTCTTAGCGTAGAAAGGTTTGTGTATTTGTCCATGTTTGCCACTTCCAGTCTTTACAGTCGTAGCTCTCGTATGACCACAGACAAAATATCAAAGCTGCGAtacataaaagtttaaaatgaggCGGAATTTGCTTGATCAATATTATCATCATAGATGAAACCAGGTATTTGTAAGGTATTTTGTATTTGGCAATAAAATAGATTCCCTGTGTGGATGCACATGGTGCcgtgtttttaaatatataattatgagtATTAGAATTCTagttttttggtaatttctccaaatctacaaatttcttgcaatttgcagaacatgtcttattttccccatgttttcaaaacaagccaattcgctcagggttcagagggttaaccctctgaaacctgggtGGACATCAGTTTCTTgcgctgtgttcagatgcctttcacaaccATTGAAACCTTTCAAATATGAgcacattgatttgatttcttttgaaaacattggaaaaaggtgataagaaacttggcatgaaatgtccagaaaattacaagaaatcagTAACAGGTGGCAAAAAATGCCCTTAAATTaatgaagagacagagaaaataacTTGACAGgtatgaaaaaagtgaaaaatatcaagaagATTGTATATAAAATTGTTagaattatatgtttaaaattataatatagaaaaatatcttatattattttgatttagcacttttttcagccatttcctattttaatttactatttatttttaagtttttttgttgctaattttgtttcttgtaggcctaactttttattaatttttttttttgtttatttttaggtaatttcttgtgaagatgctcattgccttatttcatgttattgaaagaaatcaagccaggtactcaggtttcaaaaggttaagaaTAAGTGTCATTCCTTTAAAAACAGCCTGTCTGGAGGTGATACAGTATAAAAGGCTCTAAAAACAGGCCtttcacacacttttcacaCTATAATAGTGTGAACATGCATGTTCTTAGTCATCTGCGGTACAGGAAAATCTTAATATCATGCTATGATACTTCAACTTTTCTTAGACGCACACACTCTGTCTGACTTTAAATATCAATGCTATCCAGTCAAGACAGTAAATGATAACATACCATGAACAGAAAAGGACATTACTAAGATAACTACTCCCTTTATTTATGTCATGATATTAGTTGTCTATATactaaaattaactgaaatgtGAGTAAATATCAGTATAGGAGGTGGGACTTATGCACAAAGCcagttgtttatttctgcaagtAATTGTTAAATTAACCTCCCAAAAAAGGAGCAGTTATTTTAACGGTTGAAAACCTGTGGTCAGCGGTCCTTTGGCCCCCACCCTGATGCTTTCACCCCATTAACGGAACAAAGGGCCTCATTAACCTGCAGTGCACACCCTCTactgtcctgtgtgtgtgtgtgtgtgtgtccttcaaGCTTTAGCTGGAAGTTTCCCCCATGTGCTCAGCAGGGGGCAGCACACACCATGGACTCACTGCTGATGGAGCTGCTCAGCACATCAAAGAGATGCATGTGTGTACTGAGTCCTCTCTCCTGTCCACACAGGAGTCAGTGCTGCTCCTTATTTcaccagcacacacagcagttaCATCACTTACTCAGCATTTACCCACGATGCATGCAGTTTCCGGCTGTAATGTGTGttgtcacagaaaacaaaattaagtttGCGCTGCGTTCACCTCTTTTTATTGCCATAATGttcatgtgtatgtatgtgtataggTGTGCTATGAGAAATCCCAGGGCCCTCTTTGTTTGAGACTAGATTGAGTAAAAATGTGGTTGAGTCAGGACTAGatcaaaacctttaaaaagtgGCCTTGATACCAGTCTGTCAAACATTAGTTACTAACACAATCtaacatttcccttttttataaaaactaaaaaaaaaaaaactaaggtaAAAGGCATTCCTTATAAACTACGGTTTTAAtttattatgtaatatttttactttctctaATATTGTGCATAGAGGTGACTGAAagaatacataataaatatttaatagatTAAACTGCTGTAGTTTGCCTCTTCACAGTAAATCGCTGTGACAGAGTAAGGCTGTAGTGATCACTGGAATATAACCATTTAAATATCTGAATACACTGAACACAATGGCTCTGAGTGGGATGTAAGTCTTTGGTCACATTCCAGTAATTTACACCTCATCTGAGCGACATTCACATTCAGTGACACAGACTGAACAGACGACTGTGGTATTTCACTGATACACAgcaggtttttaaaatacacagtttgacttttatttaataGTGCAAGCTGTTCTACACAGACTATGGCAAACATCCTTATTCTTACTACATCCAAATGGatagaaatgtaatatatatatatatgcattgtTTACTGATCTTGTATTAGACatactatatacatatatatatatatatatatatatatatatatatatatactttttattatttgattttttattctgttatttatttattgcacattatttaagcatgtttttgtgtttggggtTATATCCATgccatgactttatttattttatttatttattttttaatttgtaaaatttaaactttgtctataaaatgaccaataaatctaccctCTACCTTCCTTTATTTTTAGCCCACTTTTACcaagaaacattttaagactatttaatcTCTGTAATGTTGTGGGCTTGACTTGGTGCACTGTACAAAtaaatgtcactgtgtttgcACCAGTATATTGCCTCTTGATCACTGTCATTGTTGCTCTTGCCCGATAACTCAAGCGTaccttttaataaaaatattccaTACAGTCATATTTCCatatccatccaccaccccagtTTTTTCTACACATGCTTACATAAAATGATGATCAAAATGCCTTGACATAATTCAGAAATGTAAATAGAGTCCACACACTAGACATTGATTCCACAAACATTTATCATCACACTCATAACATAGATGTTACATATCTTTATTGTGGTCATATTAACCAATACTGAACAATGTGTGAAATATTGTTGATCGGCTGCTTTTCTTCAAAACAATCTGCATCAGACTTCTATCTTTAAACAATGTTGGTGGAACCCAAGGTATCTAAATGGTTTTTAATggataaatattttcataatataCTTCTTTATACTAATAATCAGCAGTCATTGTTGTTTTATAGGTTATTATTCAATGGTTTTACTGGTGCGGCACTTGAAATCAAATTGGGCTGTATGTGTCTCATGaactaaaatgagtttgacaaTGCCAGACTAAACAAAGTacaattaaaatgtcaatacaGCTAATAATCAGTCTGTTTTCAATTAACAGAAGGCACATTGTGATTCATGAGGGGAATAACAATTACAATAGACGAACACTGGGTCTTTTTCTGTTGGGCGATACATTTAGTTCAGGAACACGACCACACCTCAAGCACTCCTCATTCCTGTCTATAAACACTTCACGGTCCCGCACGCCCGTTCATTGTAGTATGATGTACCTCACCCTCGGCCCCTTTTTGCAGTCTCTCATCTCCTTGGGGGCCACACTGCAGCTGCCACACACTGCACAACATTTGCATTAGCAACTCACTACTCACCTGCTGCAtgatagataaaaaaaaaaaaaaatcttcacatcTCTCAGTTGATGGTTTAGGTCAGTGAGTTTCTAGCATCATATTAGTGgtatattgttattttacaatttCCCTGACTTCACCTCCACCCCCAAATTTTTTAATTGACACAAGCACAAAGgcatgtgaataaaaacacaaaaaacaaaaccagaactCATTAAAACCACGAACTGAGAATACCATAGGCTGGATAAAACCTATAAAtagaaaaagagtaaaataaatagattgaTAATTAACCCCTAACCTGCCTCTTAGAACAGACCCCAGAGCAGCTGAGTAGCTCAGCTTCAATCAGAGACAAGTGAAGTCAGCTGCTCTGCAGACTCACAGCCCTCCACTAGAGTCACTTCAGAACTTATTTTCAATGCATTCAGCAAAGGTAATATGTTAATGCTTCTGAGTGGGGATCAGTGATGTAAATGACCTCCGTCATTGTGTGGGACAAAGGGCAGTGATGGGTTTGACTAAAGGAGTGATGAGGGATGTGTAAACTGCTGGAATGTGATTAGATTGCTCATTGGAATGTCAGTGTCACTGAGCTTTGTGTTGTGTATTATCAGAGCAGCCTTTGAAAGGCTGAAATACAACATCAAGGATCAAGCTCGAAGAAAATGAAAGATGGAATCGTGTAGGTTGAAGTTTATGTAATCATTTCTGGAGTTAAAATTTCCATAGTATTACAAATTGAAGGAGGATCATCTGCAGATAGTTGAGTTTGCCTGCTTCTCCACTGCAACTTCAATGTGAGTACTGCACATTTCACCCCAAAATGTTCAAGTTTGAGGGCACTTTCAAGATACATTTGAAAGTTAAccaatgaaatatatatactattaatcattttttaggctttttaggcttttttttttttttttttttttttagaatttgttGCCTTTGTTCAAACTATGTCAATATAGCTTAAAAAGTTGACTTTACTTTGTACATTCTTTGGTAATAGTTTGTTGATTTATTGCCtggattttatttctgtattactTTGATAAAAGCCTcttccaatttaaaaaatgtatatttttgatgGTGTTTCTTTTAATGGGGcccaaaagtcaaacaaaacatgaatgcCATCAGAATGTcttctaataaataaatgtttatatatatatataatattaaaggaatacttcagcaCCAAATGATTCATTTGTATATCAGGCACcccatgttatgttgaatttgagaaatagttttgctgttgtgaaacGCAGACAGCATTTACTCAAATTCAGCAAGAATTCTCTCAATTTTGGGGGAtcattccatgttttttttttttatatataaacatctatttatctatttaggACCTTGTAATggcatttagttttatttggcTTTGCAGATTCATTCAAAGtaacattaaacaaatattCACATGTATTAAATTTGAAACTTTTATCTAAAGTTATGTACAAAAGAAGTACAGTCCAGTCCACAGTAAATCATCAAAGCACtttacaaatatacaaaaacttTAGAAAGTTTTATTGTGGTTAAATGCAACTTCAATTGTTTAagaattgtcttgttttttggattctttgttcaattgggaggcatgcaaaaaaacaaaacaagttttccTCTTGAATTTAGTGTGACACAGGGTTAGTACTTGATATACAAAGAACGTGTATGCAGTGGTAGACTTCTATTACCTCATTCAAAGTTATAAAGTCTGGTACTTAAACTGCTAATGTGAACAAAGAGACAGATCAGACTCTCAGAACACCCTCATAGACATGCTGATGAACTTTTGGAAATGGACTCTCTCTGTGATCGCTGGCTCCACCTCCGGCTGTAATGGCTCATCGACTTTTCAAAAGGTCCTCATTAACCTGCAGTGCACACCCTCTAATGTCCTATTGTCCCAACAGGACTTATATCCAGAGCTGAGCACTTCAGGTCCACATTTGCTCTCAGTGACGGTGTGATCacactactgtgtgtgtgtgtttgtgggaccTGACTCCTTCGATTCTTCAACAAACAAGATGCAGAACAGGACTGAGAAGTTTGGAGCTCAGCTGCCTCTCTTTGTTGCAGCCAGCAGCTCTCAGCGAGGTCTGTTCAGAAAGAGCACCACCTACCTGGCTAAAATCGCTGTTGTCCTCCAAGACGCTCCAGGCAAGATGCTCACTTTTACTCAGGTAAGACAGATTTGTCTTTtaccaaaatttaagaaaaatctttaagaaAATTGTCACAACAACAATTGTCATTTCCAACCTCTAATTTCAACTTGTTGTTTTGTAGCTGATGGACAGACTGGCACCTTTAATCTCAGAAGACAGAAAATCTGTTGAGAACAACATTAGAGTTTGTTTATCGACcaacaaatgttttgtcaaGGTGAGTTTTCATTCCACAACTTTTGATATTTCTAATGAACACAATTGTATCAAGCCACTTAACCTCTGACCCCGTGTTGTATTCATCAGATCCCAGTGGTTCCAGATTCTCTGGACAGTAAGAGAAACTACTGGAAACTGGACCCCATTCAGATCACAGCAAAGATGGTGCGTCGTCACTTCAAAGGAATCCTGCATCTCTTCCCTGAGTTGGCCTCCAAGGTGGAAACGGAGAACAGGAGCAGAGCATCAGAGCACTGCAGCTCAGCTCTGCACTCTCCTCAacctgcagcctgcagagctGTTCAGCTCAGATGTGAGGTGAAGTTCAGCAGTCCCTTCTCCATTGAATCCCTCCTGAAGAGAGACAGTCCCTCTGCTCGGGCCTCCAGAGCTTCTCCTCTGTCCAGTGTGCCGCTCAGAGTGGGACAGCAgcccccctccacacacacacccggTGGGACAAAGAGGAGCTTCAGCTGCGACTCTGAGGAGCCTCTCCTCCTTCAAGCTTATGCTGGAAGTTCCCCCATCTGCTCAACAGAGGGCAACACACACCATGGACTCACTGCGACAGGAGCTGCTCAGCCCATCAAGagaatgcatgtgtgtactGAGTCCTCGCTCCCTGTCTACACACGAGTCAGTGCTGCTCCTTATTTCACCAGCACACACAGCAATTACATCACTTACTCAGCATTTACCCATGAGGCTTTCCGTTTTCGTTtgtaaaaaagcatttttcctaCTTCTGAATTGCACTTTTATATGTTATGCATTTTTGAGTAGACTGTACACatcaagatttttcttttaaaaaaagacacactttCAAATCACACAAGGCCCATAACTGGTCtcatgtgtgtctctttgtgtcatttAATTATGGCTGTAGGCAGACAGCTAATGGTTAAAATCTCCTGAAGCTCTACTGTGAtgatctgtgtgttttgtggttaGTGGAacattttagaaagtttttccatttgtttcattttgtgtttgaggTCAGCATGTGACCACAAGAGGGCGGCATGGTGTTTCAAAGTTTAGCTTAAAATACAGCAATGTCAACACACTCTTGTGACAAACTAAGCATGATTAAAGGTGTTTCTTATGCGTCCTGGGACTTCAGTATGATTTTGTTGACGATAATCATTTTGGGATTGTCTTGTAATAGTTTTATTTTCCCCCTAAACCCACCTAAAAGTCCAGATCATGCCATGTTTAAAGTGTACAGAGCCAGACAACAACATTCAATAGTGCATGCCATTATTATCCTCTCCAAAAACTACAAACCCTATGAACTGTGGGTTCAGTTgttaaatttgaacattttgtaCTTCAGCCTTTTTCCTTGATGCTCTGTTTAGTGGTTGACATAATACTGAGTTGACTGACCACTGTGGCAAGGTTATAGTGTGCAAATATGTAATGGCTGACATCTGTTTGCTTTTCTATTTGCAGTACATCTGCACTGCAGTGTACATTGTCTTGACCCACTTAGTCCATCTGAACATCTTTGGTACAATTACACTGCACTGCTAATAATAGATGGTCAAAATTGCATAACGATGAATTAGAAGCAGAATGTTTTCTTCCCTTTAGCAAGAGCATCTAATGCGTCAATACTGGAACAGTTTGTGGGTTATGTGGGGTAGAATCACATTAGTTGACCGTTCAGCCATACAGTATAGGATTTAGTGAGGATACAAAGGCCCAGAGTTGGGgattatgaagaaaaaacattaacttcTGCTTGCACAGTAGCCCTTTACATATTATACTGACACACTTTCAGAGTACAAACTCTCCTGGACATGAGGGAGGGTGGCTAAGCATAAGAGTGTCTCACTTTCCATCACCATGTCTTGCTCTCAAGTCACCAAGAATTTGACTGCAGCATGGgaggattatgagacaatgggcccctgggcacaaatatgcaaaaagcCCCAGTACCTCTCCCACATAAAGAGCAGGACACACAAACTCTTTAAACACAGAAATCATGCTATAGTGCCACCACAAAGTCCCTTCCTAATGCTGCCTCTGCATTTAGACAGCATGACGGCATCTTGGAATCAAGAGGTGTGGAAGACGAGACACAACAGCTTTGGCCTCCAGTGTGACATATATTGTGCATCAGCAGTGTTttcttaacaataacaattgCTTAACATGGCAATACTGTCTGTTATAGTGCAGCTGATCATGCCCTCTTTTCAGAGGGCAAAAAGCTCCCAAATCTCACTCTTTccaatttgcaaatattttcagttgctgttattcttttttttttgtttgagtttgctgctaactgctgctattTAAATGTCCTGCAGTG from Plectropomus leopardus isolate mb chromosome 18, YSFRI_Pleo_2.0, whole genome shotgun sequence includes:
- the si:rp71-45k5.2 gene encoding forkhead box protein Q1, whose product is MQNRTEKFGAQLPLFVAASSSQRGLFRKSTTYLAKIAVVLQDAPGKMLTFTQLMDRLAPLISEDRKSVENNIRVCLSTNKCFVKIPVVPDSLDSKRNYWKLDPIQITAKMVRRHFKGILHLFPELASKVETENRSRASEHCSSALHSPQPAACRAVQLRCEVKFSSPFSIESLLKRDSPSARASRASPLSSVPLRVGQQPPSTHTPGGTKRSFSCDSEEPLLLQAYAGSSPICSTEGNTHHGLTATGAAQPIKRMHVCTESSLPVYTRVSAAPYFTSTHSNYITYSAFTHEAFRFRL